The Hypanus sabinus isolate sHypSab1 unplaced genomic scaffold, sHypSab1.hap1 scaffold_1261, whole genome shotgun sequence genome has a segment encoding these proteins:
- the LOC132386709 gene encoding sorting nexin-15-like yields the protein MQFSDRVNFSHSEQRSVHSAVREASGGTVVGSTQCPLLPQLRGKALALVTEILSVTGEPDAGWAEEDDAHSLTDVGKEADGDEGPLQDGSSLPDSELALFDPCAKEEAAPACARQSNLEALSVPSGRAEEPTDPEDLEARLHTLRVSSPDSEHPLGTDELEGTDYLSAAAACIKQALEREAAQEYEAALNCYRSGVAILLKGLQGEPSAERQDAIKKRVAEYLNHAEAIFTVHLEDTVAKDATPPSTSF from the exons ATGCAGTTTTCGGACCGTGTAAACTTTTCCCACTCGGAGCAACGGTCAGTCCACAGCGCTGTCAGAGAAGCCTCAGGGGGAACGGTGGTGGGCAGTACACAGTGCCCCCTTCTCCCACAGCTCCGTGGCAAAGCTCTCGCGCTCGTGACTGAGATTCTTTCTGTCACAGGTGAGCCGGACGCTGGGTGGGCGGAGGAGGATGATGCCCATTCCCTGACTGACGTTGGGAAGGAGGCAGACGGTGATGAGGGGCCGCTGCAGGACGGGTCCTCCCTGCCTGACAGTGAACTGGCACTCTTTGACCCATGTGCCAAGGAAG AGGCCGCACCGGCCTGCGCTCGGCAGAGTAACCTGGAGGCGCTCTCAGTCCCCAGCGGCCGGGCGGAGGAGCCCACTGACCCTGAGGACCTGGAGGCCAGACTGCACACCCTGAGGGTGTCGTCGCCGGACAGCGAGCACCCGCTGGGGACGGACGAGCTGGAGGGGACCGACTACCTGAGCGCGGCTGCGGCCTGCATCAAACAGGCTCTGGAGCGGGAAGCGGCCCAGGAGTATGAGGCGGCCTTGAACTGTTACCGCAGTGGGGTGGCCATTCTGCTGAAGGGCCTCCAGG GTGAGCCAAGTGCAGAGAGGCAAGATGCTATTAAAAAGAGGGTGGCTGAGTATCTGAACCACGCAGAGGCCATCTTCACTGTACACCTCGAGGACACGGTAGCGAAAGATGCCACGCCTCCTTCG ACTTCCTTTTGA